The Fulvivirga maritima genome segment CATCTCTATCATAGTCTGTGTTTACTGCAGTGGAAACGGCTGTACAACCGGTAAGCCATAATGAGATTAATCCTATTCCTAATATATTCCATTTCTTCATATTTCCTCCTTTTTTATAGTCAAACTCACAGTTTTATAACGAATTAGGAGGTGGTAATGTTGAGTCAATAAAGGAGAAATGTGCTTTTTTGGAGAATTTAAATAATTGAAATAGAAGTGTTTAGTTTCGTTTATTAGCTAAAATGCTAATATCACAGTTCAGGCTTATAAGGAAGGCTTCAAGCCCGTCGCTACGCCTATAATTGGCGGCTCTTATTGCTATGCCTTTAAGGATTGATAGCTTATTTTTACTCAGTTTCATTCTTCCAATTCCATAAAGAGGAGAATAGTAAATACCCAGGCCAAGCTTATGGCTATTGAAGCCAGAGAGATCATAGTCTGAAGTGTAATATTCCTGATCAATGGAATGTTGCTGATAGGCAGCGAAAAAATCAGCTTTGGTCTGAGTATGAAATCGATAAAAAGGGCTGATGGTTAGGTACGGCGTTATTGAAATGGGGAGTTCTATATCAGCGGTATGCGCTGCAATACCAAAATCATCAGCATAGTAGCGGTAAAAAAATCGGCCTATAAAGTAATCGTTAATATAATAGTTAAGTCTGAGGCCAAGTGGGTATTTCCAGCGGCTATCGGGCAGTTTTTCTATTTTGGGTAGGTCTTCATCAACAAAGTAAACACGATGAAAAGGAGTAGACAATAAGCCTTTTTGATAAACCAGGTCAAAAAGGAGTGAAGCCTGCAGTTTTTTATTGATTACCTGAGAATACACGGCAGATAGGGCATATGAATTTCTCTTATTGGTAGTGATAATAGCATTATTGGTACCTCTGATTTCTTCGGGAAAAATAGGCAGCCAAGTGTCAAAGTAAGCGCTTGCATTAAGCCCCAGTTCGCGGTTATCATCATCAGAACCGATAGACCAACCGCCTTTTATATAAGTAGAAAGGTAATCTGTTTCGGTAGACCCGCCAGCACTGATTGAGTAAGTGTGGCGATCATTATAGTCTTTAGTGTAGCCTACCTCTGCAGAGGCACGGACATCCTCTCTGCTGGCTGATGACATGCGGCTATCGATATTATCTGTAGAGGCCGAAGTATAGACGTTAAGATGTGTGTAGAAGAATATGGCACTGATTGAATCTAGCGGTATATTGATGTCTATTTCAGTGGCTCTGTCTTGCAAGTCTTGGGTTCCGGTGCCTCCGGTTACAGCGGCATGGTCACCGTCTTGTGAGTAGTAGTTAAACAAAAAATTAACATCTATCTCCTTTTTCTCTTCTGCCTGGCCGTAAGCCCAAGAGGAAATAAGGCTTAAGCTTATTAGTAATAATATGCTTTTTATTGGTTTACAATGCATGAAAGCGGAGGCCTAATAAAAGTGAAAGATTACGAATTAAATGCTTAGTGTTCTCCTCTTCAGGCTTAATAGTCATGGCTACATATTGAAGCTGCAAGTGCAGAGAGGTGTTTTTACCCAAGCCAAACTGATTAGATGCTCCTATTTTAAGGTACGTTTTGCTGTCATCATTTTCATGGCCTATATAGGTGGCAGAAGTATCAAACCATCCGTAGGCTACAGAAGGACCAAGTTTATAATTAGGGCTTTTAATAAGGAAAAACTCTGTAGTAATGAAGGCTGATCTGAAAGTAATATGTTCATCGCTTATGGCATATTTATTTCTCACGGCATTGTCATTATAGGCGATAAGCTCGTGTTCACCTAAACTGCTGTAGTTTACACCTGCTCCCACATTCCAGGTATTAGTTATACAGTACAGTGCATTGAAGCCAAAATCAAGATTAGCGATATAGTGTGAGCGATCCCACTGCTGAATATCACTTTTGTCATAAACCCACCAGCCAGCTCCTGCGCTGAATGTAGGCTCTATTATTAGTCTTTTTTCTGGCTGCTTTTGAGCATATGTAGTAAGGGATAAACCACAGAGCAGCAATAATAATAGAGGGTTTCTCATGAGGTGTTAAAGATACTCAGAAAGTGATGAATCAATTGTGGTGGAAAATTAAGAAATTATGTTTTAGGTACAGAAAGATTAATCAGATTATAATATAAGAAAATTGATATACAGATGATTAATTACTATATTGATATCATGGTGACTAAGGAGATGTTCGATGGCTTTACTTTTGATGAGAGGTATGAGATAATTCTGACAAATGGTGTTTTCTTAAAAGAATGTCATCATTTTGAGAAGCTCCTCAAGCTGTATAAGCTTGAGAATTTCTTAGTTGAAGCTTGTTTTAATGATAAACACCGGCTTATTCAGGTAGAAGTGATATCACACCGGTCGGCCATGTTCTTTTATGGCATTTCAGATAAAGTATTTAGCGCTTCCATTACAGGAGGGCATATTTAATTATTATCCCTCCCAGAAGCCAGATATAAGCTATTATTGCTAACACTTTCAATATACTTTCTAGTTTTCCTTTATCTGCCATGGCGTGTCCGTGGTGATGTCCTCCATCTTTGGGCTTTTTACTTTTGAACCAAATTAATAGTCCAGAGATAGCTAAAAAGGCAATATTTAGAAAGAAAGTGTAATTGATTTTGAAGTGCTCCTGATCTTGCATTCCTTGTCCACTCTGCGTTTCAGGCAGTATATCTAAAAAGCTGAAACCATAATGTAATAAGAGTGAAGAGCCTATTAAGGCTACAAAGAGGGTTAATAAAATGTAAAGGGCCATTTTCCAACCATAATATTTGGCATTAATTCTTAATACCGGGAATACTACCAAATCACTGAAAATAAAAGCCATTACTCCGGCAAAGCTCACACCATTAGAATACAGCAATGACGCCAACGGTATATTACCCATAGATCCTATGAAGGTGGTAAATGCGGCAACCGGACCAACTAATACATGCTCTAATACTTGCACAAAGGAGAGGCTATCGGCTCCACCGTTTCCAGTACCTATAAATAGTGTTTGGTAGAAGCTTTTAGGAACAAAAGCGGCTATTATTCCGGCTATGGTAAAACCGATGGTAACATCTTTCCATACCATTTTCCATTCCATGATGTACTGCATCCCTACTTTATGCCAGCCTTTAAAGCTTTTGATCTCTTTGCGCCAGTCAGGTGAATCCATTTGATGGCCTTCCTCTTCATTGCTGAATTTTTCTCTGACTTTCTTAATAAGCTTTTGAGGTTTAGTCAGTTTTATGAAAACCCAGGAGATGAGTATGAGTAATAGACCTCCCACATATTCACCCACCACAAATTGCCAGGTAAGGAAAATACTTATTACTATTCCTAGCTCTATCACCAGGTTGGTGGAGGCCAGTAAAAAGGCGATAGAGGGTATAAATCCTGCACCTTTTTTGAATAATGACTTGGTGGTGGCCAGCGCAGCAAAGCTACAGGAGCTAGATATGAAACCGAAAAATGTGGCCAGACCTACTTCTTTGGCTCCGGCTCCGCCCATAGATTTTTTCATGCGGTCTTGCGTAACAAAGACCTGGATCATACTACTAACAATGTAGCCTAAAGCAAAAGCCCATAGTGCTGACCAGAAAAAGCCTAAAGTGGTATATGCTGATTCTCCCCATTTTTCTAAAAATCCTGACATAATTATATTTTGTTTTATTAAAATATAAAAGAGCTAATGCTTAATGCTCTTACTAATCATTTATATATACAATTGATAAAGTACCAAATTGTTATGGTTAATGTGTCTTTATAGTATTGAGACTAATTCT includes the following:
- a CDS encoding DUF3570 domain-containing protein gives rise to the protein MHCKPIKSILLLISLSLISSWAYGQAEEKKEIDVNFLFNYYSQDGDHAAVTGGTGTQDLQDRATEIDINIPLDSISAIFFYTHLNVYTSASTDNIDSRMSSASREDVRASAEVGYTKDYNDRHTYSISAGGSTETDYLSTYIKGGWSIGSDDDNRELGLNASAYFDTWLPIFPEEIRGTNNAIITTNKRNSYALSAVYSQVINKKLQASLLFDLVYQKGLLSTPFHRVYFVDEDLPKIEKLPDSRWKYPLGLRLNYYINDYFIGRFFYRYYADDFGIAAHTADIELPISITPYLTISPFYRFHTQTKADFFAAYQQHSIDQEYYTSDYDLSGFNSHKLGLGIYYSPLYGIGRMKLSKNKLSILKGIAIRAANYRRSDGLEAFLISLNCDISILANKRN
- a CDS encoding permease — encoded protein: MSGFLEKWGESAYTTLGFFWSALWAFALGYIVSSMIQVFVTQDRMKKSMGGAGAKEVGLATFFGFISSSCSFAALATTKSLFKKGAGFIPSIAFLLASTNLVIELGIVISIFLTWQFVVGEYVGGLLLILISWVFIKLTKPQKLIKKVREKFSNEEEGHQMDSPDWRKEIKSFKGWHKVGMQYIMEWKMVWKDVTIGFTIAGIIAAFVPKSFYQTLFIGTGNGGADSLSFVQVLEHVLVGPVAAFTTFIGSMGNIPLASLLYSNGVSFAGVMAFIFSDLVVFPVLRINAKYYGWKMALYILLTLFVALIGSSLLLHYGFSFLDILPETQSGQGMQDQEHFKINYTFFLNIAFLAISGLLIWFKSKKPKDGGHHHGHAMADKGKLESILKVLAIIAYIWLLGGIIIKYALL